Proteins encoded within one genomic window of Besnoitia besnoiti strain Bb-Ger1 chromosome II, whole genome shotgun sequence:
- a CDS encoding putative ribonuclease z (encoded by transcript BESB_037090), which produces MPSHAQLLGSHRLAVAPSLQVFADGQRLLFNAGENVQRFHLEHKLHLARVSDVFLTSLSSSTVGGLLGLLLSIEGAGREGDPLRLWAPPHIRAFIDAAAKSFAGLRYLDLEFRTPPFPEPRAGRSSLPAASSSAGSSASECVAETLSSGVSVEAFLLPHSRSHRVRDSQRIQQTLRRLFSGQKPHWETDSEDEAHRENGEDSGLENLHDGSEGEGGFNPLLEEVPGDSEMKSLEANGELPANDAEASRADARDGTGESERKKKRISPRATERSPLPTDAIGAPPCSLEFPSSACSTVSSSSLPPASPFRSCGEAHHPVEKQSAKELTFFKWHGESPDEPCDCVAYVLKWPLLPGKFFPEKAKALKVPVGPLFGRLKNGESVEIPGEAGRVVTPAEVCGPGQPGQTAVVLQCVEPQQATFALNHLNVDLSCLTFVFHMTAPSILRSPEYKRLVQGLSGQCTRHVLCNQCDSGVAASPFVHATKLRQFLQDIMPPIFPFSSSPVALPPLTYASDSEASSLTLSRLWELEDSAVVQPNGLVKFDLSAFEKREIDASAELTAFRPRFSDARLERVRALAQTRTRCRSILARRREAPGLSSIASSSESCSPASSDERVSLAIPPASPASLLSRASLPAVILLGTGAAAPSQYRNVSGLLLAIRSDLSFVLDFGEGSLAQLFSMSQSWTEFHELLRSIRLIFISHCHADHHLGVCSLLEVRAAICPCEAPPVVIAPARLQPWLCFFDRHVTRIPHTFRSSDTIAVDASAERQQHGDKAEAGDCSFSAAQFLGADASDVTLRATPVEHIPQAYGVRVDFKALGADQASVGDFSVVYSGDTRPCQRLFDLARNATVLIHEATFEDTLIQEAIEKRHSSLSEVVRGALDCRCANLVLTHFSQRYPKIPVLTVEDGTEAFVMGEESPGATAAMPHSTEAEAGAPGAGKAPLTVFSQQKCEDGKNPMHILFAFDCMRLPLNDLEELSQCLKLLPPVINELFVTE; this is translated from the exons ATGCCCAGCCACGCTCAG CTGCTCGGCTCGCACCGCCTGGCGGTTGCTCCCTCGCTGCAGGTCTTCGCCGACGGCCAAAGACTGCTCTTCAACGCAGGCGAAAACGTGCAGAG ATTTCACCTGGAGCACAAGCTGCACTTAGCGCGAGTTTCAGACGTCTTCTTGActtcgctgtcttcctccacagtcggcggcctcctggGGCTGCTGCTCTCGATtgaaggcgcaggccgcgaaggcgaccccCTGCGCCTCTGGGCTCCGCCGCACATTCGAGCCTTCAtcgacgctgcggcgaagtCTTTCGCAGGCCT GCGATATCTGGATCTAGAGTTCCGCACGCCGCCGTTTCCTGAGCCTCGAGCGGGGAGGTCGTCGctgcctgctgcctcctcctccgcggggTCCTCGGCCTCTGAGTGCGTCGCCGAAACGCTCTCGTCGGGGGTCAGCGTTGAGGCGTTTCTGCTGCCGCACTCGCGCTCGCACAGGGTGCGCGACAGCCAGCGGATTcagcagacgctgcggcgcctctttTCGGGGCAAAAGCCGCACTGGGAGAcggacagcgaagacgaagcgcaCCGTGAAAACGGAGAAGACAGCGGCCTCGAAAACCTCCATGACGGCAGTGAAGGCGAGGGTGGTTTCAATCCGCTTCTGGAGGAGGTGCCAGGTGATTCAGAGATGAAGTCGTTGGAGGCCAATGGAGAGCTGCCCGCgaacgacgcggaggccagccgtgcagacgcgcgcgacggcacCGGCGAGTCTGAGCGAAAGAAAAAGCGA atctcgcctcgcgccacTGAGCGCTCTCCATTGCCCACAGACGCAATTGGAGCGCCGCCTTGCTCTCTCGAGTTCCCCTCCTCTGCTTGTTCTActgtttcctcttcttctttgccgcctgcttcgccgttCCGTTCTTGCGGAGAGGCGCATCATCCCGTCGAGAAGCAATCCGCGAAAGAACTGACCTTCTTCAAGTGGCATGGGGAATCCCCAGACGAACCCTGCGACTGTGTCGCGTACGTCCTCAAGTGGCCGCTTCTCCCTGGGAAATTCTTTCCAGAAAAAGCTAAGGCCTTAAAG GTTCCGGTGGGGCCACTGTTTGGTCGGCTTAAAAACGGAGAATCGGTTGAAATTCCAGGCGAGGCCGGCCGCGTGGTGACTCCGGCGGAAGTCTGCGGTCCAGGGCAACCTGGACAGACTGCAGTTGTCCTGCAGTGCGtcgagccgcagcaggccaCTTTCGCG CTGAATCACCTGAACGTTGACCTGAGTTGTCTGACTTTCGTTTTCCACATGACGGCGCCCTCG ATTCTGCGCTCGCCGGAATACAAGCGTCTGGTGCAGGGCCTCTCGGGGCAATGCACGCGGCACGTTCTCTGCAACCA ATGCGACTCGGGCGTCGCTGCATCGCCGTTTGTGCATGCCACAAAGCTTCGGCAGTTCCTCCAAGACATCATGCCCCCGATTTTCCCCTTTTCGTCCTCGCCTGTCGCGCTTCCGCCCCTTACGTATGCGTCGGACTCTGAGGCTTCGTCCCTAACGCTGAGTCGCCTCTGGGAGCTCGAAGACTCTGCGGTCGTCCAGCCTAACGGCTTAGTGAAATTCGATCTCTCGGCCTTCGAGAAG CGAGAGATCGACGCCTCGGCGGAACTTACGGCCTTCAGGCCGCGGTTTTCCGACGCG AGATTGGAACGCGTCAGGGCTCTAGCccagacgcgcacgcgctgtcgcagcaTCCTGGCGCGTCGCAGGGAGGCTCCAGGCCTGTCTTCAatcgcgtcgtcttccgaGTCGTGCTCACCGGCTTCCTCTGATGAGCGTGTCTCGCTCGCCATCCCACCGGCCTCTCCTGCCTCGCTTttgtctcgcgcctcccttCCTGCGGTGATTCTTCTGGGcacgggcgccgctgcgccctcgcagtATCGAAACGTGTCGGGGCTTCTCTTGGCAATCCGCTCGGATCTCT CGTTTGTGCTCGACTTCGGCGAaggctcgctcgcgcagctcttcAGCATGTCTCAGTCGTGGACGGAGTTCCATGAGCTGCTTCGTTCGATTCG GTTGATCTTCATTTCGCACTGCCACGCAGACCACCacctcggcgtctgcagcttgCTCGAAGTCCGCGCGGCAATTTGCCCCTGCGAAGCGCCCCCCGTGGTGATTGCGCCAGCCCGCCTGCAG CCTTGGCTGTGCTTCTTCGATCGACACGTCACCCGTATTCCGCACACGTTCCGGAGTTCAGACACCATCGCCGTTGACGCGTCTGCTGAGCGCCAGCAACACGGTGAtaaggcggaggcaggagacTGC TCGTTCTCCGCTGCACAGTTCCTGGGCGCTGACGCAAGCGACGTCACGCTACGCGCAACTCCG GTCGAGCACATTCCGCAGGCGTATGGTGTGCGCGTCGACTTCAAAGCCCTTGGCGCTGACCAGGCTTCTGTGGGAGACTTCAGCGTCGTTTATTCGGGCGATACACGCCCATGTCAACGGCTGTTCGACCTCGCGAGGAATGCTACAGTCCTCATTCATGAAG CGACGTTTGAGGACACGTTGATTCAGGAGGCGATTGAGAAGCGTCATTCCAGTTTAAGTGAAGTCGTTCGCGGCG CTCTCGACTGCCGATGTGCCAACCTGGTCCTGACGCACTTCAGTCAGCGCTACCCGAAG atCCCGGTGTTGACTGTCGAAGACGGCACAGAAGCCTTTGTAATGGGCGAGGAAAGCCCCGGCGCGACCGCAGCAATGCCGCACAGCACTGAGGCTGAAGCGGGAGCTCCGGGTGCAGGCAAAGCCCCTCTCACTGTCTTCTCACAACAAAAATGCGAGGACGGCAAGAATCCGATGCATATTCTCTTCGCGTTTGATTGCATGCGACTGCCGTTGAATGACCTTGAAGAGCTTTCACAGTGCCTCAAGCTCTTGCCTCCTGTCATCAACGAGCTCTTTGTGACAGAGTAA
- a CDS encoding hypothetical protein (encoded by transcript BESB_037100) yields the protein MIAEIFPNVFLGDFASAADAARLRSLGISSVLSCGHLHLPWCSDCRLCASCSSTRSSSSPDCSLLCADGAPFCLLRGAEASLATAHRDSLTGQRHHTRATRALDESDASLRQADAGLAERASATSNSSGRSRTCFVRQEDSFEGNREEAAAGEVCEAQSEFYPTPQQAHADSIEHLLLSLEDREDEVLLPFLPLAIHFIRAALQPRLRAPVRRESQLQLENKTSDNICTSLGARERHIQEGECNADTAKENATAAEEIVERGAAETRALGRVLIHCHEGISRSSAVAVAFLLATAATGGQKEGYLKGESADSSGEVSELPSVEAILARVCAVYPAACPNSSFRAQLSLFARLRCSLQGNTPEHRAVRLALVGRKRLGGGDARSLLLSQGGDTRAEAGIRRKQEQRVARKMHRMDGEAAAQPAVGAETEITLEPREGGEAESSRAPEGADGCHQARCMYACRLCRRVLFADEHIVAHNRTDKAATKGIPLPSQQKACNMVFVEPMDWMESVREISGKIICPTERCKAKLGVWSWHGLPCNCGTWQSPAFQIQLRRVDKLPRDAGADDLQIQGIL from the exons ATGATCGCCGAGATATTCCCTAACGTATTTTTGGGCGACTTCGCTTCAGCAGCTGATgcagcgcggcttcgctctctcggcATCTCGTCGGTTCTGTCCTGCGGGCACCTGCACCTGCCCTGGTGCTCGGACTGTcgactctgcgcctcctgctccTCAActcgttcttcttcctcgcccgaCTGTtcccttctctgcgcagacggcgcgcccTTCTGtttgctgcgcggcgcggaggcctcttTGGCGACTGCGCATCGAGACTCCCTCACAGGACAGCGACACcacacgcgcgcgactcgcgcTCTAGACGAGTCCGACGCGTCGCTGAGACAAGCTGACGCTGGACTGGCCGAGCGCGCTTCAGCGACCTCCAACTCAAGTGGTAGGAGCCGCACATGTTTCGTTCGCCAAGAGGACAGCTTCGAAGGCaaccgcgaagaagcggccgcaggcgaggtcTGCGAAGCTCAAAGCGAGTTCTATCCCACCCCTCAACAGGCGCATGCGGATTCCATTGAGCATCTGCTGCTGAGCCTGGAGGATAGAGAAGACGAGGTGCTTCTTCCTTTCCTGCCGCTCGCCATCCACTTCattcgcgccgcgctgcaacCTCGACTTCGCGCGCCGGTGCGGCGCGAGTCGCAGCTCCAACTAGAAAACAAAACATCCGACAACATCTGCACTTCTCttggcgcgcgagagcggcacATACAAGAGGGAGAGTGCAACGCCGACACGGCGAAGGAAaacgcgacggccgccgaggAAATTGTCgagcgaggagctgcggagacCCGTGCGCTCGGCCGCGTTCTGATTCACTG CCACGAAGGCATTTCGCGGAGTtctgccgtcgctgtcgcctttcTGCTCGCCACCGCAGCGACAGGGGGACAAAAGGAGGGTTATTTAAAAGGCGAGTCTGCCGACAGTTCGGGGGAAGTTTCAGAACTTCCTTCTGTCGAGGCgatcctcgcgcgcgtgtgcgcagtCTACCCTGCGGCCTGCCCGAACTCCTCCTTTCGCGCGCAGCTcagcctcttcgcgcggcttcgctgctCTCTGCAG GGAAACACGCCTGAGCATCGCGCGGTGCGTCTTGCCCTAGTCGGCCGCAAAAGgctcggaggcggcgacgcgcgcagcttgCTGCTCTCTCAAGgtggagacacgcgcgcggaggcggggatTCGGCGGAAACAGGAGCAACGCGTCGCGCGCAAAATGCATCGGATGGATGGagaggctgccgcgcagcctgcggTAGGCGCGGAAACAGAAATCACACtggagccgcgcgaaggcggagaggcagaaagTTCTCGAGCTCCCGAGGGGGCAGACGGCTGCCATCAGGCGCGTTGCATGTACGCCTGCAG GCTCTGTCGCCGAGTCCTCTTTGCCGATGAGCACATCGTCGCCCATAATCGCACTGATAAGGCAGCCACGAAG GGAATCCCACTTCCCTCGCAGCAGAAGGCCTGCAACATGGTCTTCGTGGAGCCGATGGACTGGATGGAGAGCGTTCGGGAGATCTCGGGAAAAATCATCTGCCCGACGGAGCGA TGCAAGGCGAAGTTGGGCGTGTGGAGTTGGCACGGCCTGCCCTGCAACTGCGGCACGTGGCAGAGTCCGGCCTTTCAA ATCCAGCTTCGCCGAGTCGACAAACTGCCTCGCGACGCAGGGGCGGATGACTTGCAGATTCAAGGCATTCTATGA
- a CDS encoding brain protein 44 family protein (encoded by transcript BESB_037110): MLLRFSRFVRFAANNTASQALRKEVASDAAAFAETAATKAAETAAKAAGQAAPPHPPSSFAAASWQSFKKYGMTTHFWGPVVNWGFVIAGLSDMQKSPEVISERMTGVLCVYSLLFMRFAYMIQPRNFLLFACHFCNEAVQLTQLFRKLKYNSEQAARKTVKAA; this comes from the coding sequence ATGCTtctgcgcttctctcgcttcgTCCGCTTCGCGGCCAACAACACCGCGAGCCAGGCGCTGCGAAAGGAAgtcgccagcgacgcagccgcgttCGCTGAAACAGCCGCGACGAAAGCGGCTGAAACGGCAGCGAAGGCTGCGGGGCAAGCCGCTCCTCCTCACCCCCCTTCTTCGTTTGCCGCTGCGTCCTGGCAGTCTTTCAAGAAGTATGGAATGACCACGCACTTTTGGGGGCCGGTCGTCAACTGGGGATTCGTCATTGCCGGTTTGTCCGACATGCAGAAATCCCCGGAAGTGATCAGCGAGAGAATGACGGGAGTCCTGTGCGTGTACAGCTTGCTCTTCATGCGTTTCGCGTACATGATTCAGCCGCGCAATTTCCTGCTCTTCGCCTGCCACTTCTGCAACGAAGCCGTCCAGCTCACTCAGCTCTTCAGGAAGTTGAAGTACAACTCGGAGCAAGCAGCCAGGAAAACTGTGAAGGCGGCTTAA
- a CDS encoding hypothetical protein (encoded by transcript BESB_037120), producing the protein MAIRYWDEGLPQLALRHARMAMDMLRAFDLPLGCAEHLEKAMKEFQKPYAAVERQMIAAATAKTSSIRNHFDLAQLFFAKAMLGACGTRITKRACFANEPTLDLKASLL; encoded by the coding sequence ATGGCTATTCGATACTGGGACGAAGGTCTGCCACAGCTTGCCTTGAGGCATGCCAGGATGGCGATGGACATGCTGAGAGCCTTCGACCTGCCGCTTGGATGCGCTGAGCACTTGGAAAAAGCCATGAAGGAATTTCAAAAGCCTTACGCGGCGGTCGAGCGTCAGATGATCGCTGCAGCTACAGCAAAGACGAGCTCGATTCGAAATCACTTTGATCTTGCGCAGCTTTTCTTCGCAAAAGCGATGCTCGGAGCCTGCGGTACGCGAATAACGAAGCGTGCGTGCTTCGCGAACGAGCCCACACTAGACTTAAAGGCGTCTCTGCTCTAG
- a CDS encoding subtilisin SUB11 (encoded by transcript BESB_037130) gives MLDARAATRPAGTSAARGGGAAGASAVRNRSGIVFLLRRRLPGSEGFLALRPAATCLLAASLLLSASSIVPHPSFSSLLSPAAGNSVSQLASHSGARDAYILPKESSERRAPEEYSSEEFRHDDFLAGSRASRNGAAAAQHGETDTLKENDLLSRTSSGDSRGSPNDASLPKHFVGSTVSAELEVAAELETRAQTDAYSPLPTGVFPLAERNSISELEILTRAQDSTSSSFPPSSSAMPLAPDSPTASDADAKEAEARAKKREETDAFLDAILEGAASPSLWREPASSRSRSHPSASSPDGAVALAPPSLASVLVSGLSEHLASSFPLFNSSPMFLADARRAVADEPSAIPCLLGPGGLCAKTPTPAELLGLLNEGTEWILTPTATVLQSIGRTMDRVFSGFVLRTARALPNYRRNVIISYRDFKPFMLLDMLAQRNRFLHHLSSLFSSLQPIRSIYLRNLGMEIFELPDVLGLGEFTKAALGLRQYVDQIFEDQEVTDFDREKYVRNDEELFAGEYRGTPSAAESTGDHTTNAAEARGQAEEGGKRPQGETSGREEAGDEPEQASESGNASAEEDEQKTAEQLCAEYVLSTIESSAQGETEEKAFEACLQDVKEKLNDKKPQSPAASRRLQVLPNDPFTWKQWPFTDSGSSRWGTEAPKAWELWTGADMRERLTVAVIDSGVDYRHPDLRNMIWHNQEEICNNGIDDDRNGLVDDCLGWDFIHGDNDPDDDNGHGTASAGIIAAEPNNHIGMAGICWGCKIMILKALNKDIKGTVSSFARAIDYALGKGVKISNNSYGGRGSGFHGLEQAVEIARAAGMVFVAAAGNYNGNNDNDKDPVFPASYPLDNIISVAAITRAGSLASFSSYGKTQVDIAAPGSQITSTSLNGTYRTVEGTSFAVPFVTGAVALVWSRFPYLPYREVIDRILRNAKYNAQLNGYIATSGVLDVWKALTDGAGSLPLGEPLAPLPAPGAVVSQCADLRCHPLATCVVSSPFQRACHCPQGYQGNGYECRDIDECAFSPCGPASVCRNLPGSFECRCREGFKQVNDTCVDIDECREPWAAGMLGQACPVQAICQNFSGSFDCVCPPGAVWNAQSGYNAQCLTLNTPPTGPCVNNGGCGINALCQTSSSVLYYQRTCVCLNGYEKLNASFQGGLLGDGRDICVREGLLESEIRRYLAIMQSFTAREAAGKKSIEAVSGPPNATPAEDDGGAKATGTAADILTGGWLWPRSPSPPPSPRPTPASNAPLSPCFLGICLLGSASDASA, from the exons ATGCTGGACGCACGGGCCGCTACGCGGCCTGCCGGCACgtcggcggctcgcggaggcggcgctgcaggcgcttctgcCGTCAGGAACCGATCGGGCAttgtctttcttctgcgcaggAGGCTGCCCGGCTCTGAAGGCTTTTTAGCACTTCGACCAGCCGCAACGTGTCTTCTAGCagcctctcttctgctttcgGCGAGTTCAATCGTACCTCACCCGTCTTTCTCCAGTTTACTGTCACCGGCAGCCGGCAACTCTGTGTCTCAGCTCGCGAGCCACTCCGGAGCTCGAGATGCTTACATACTGCCAAAGGAGAGCTCCGAGAGGCGCGCTCCGGAGGAATATAGCAGTGAGGAGTTCCGTCATGACGACTTCCTCGCTGGCTCCAGAGCGTCGCGCAatggcgctgctgccgctcaGCATGGAGAAACTGACACCCTGAAGGAGAATGACCTCTTGTCGAGGACGTCGAGTGGTGATTCGCGAGGGAGTCCAAACGACGCGAGCTTACCTAAGCATTTCGTCGGTTCCACAGTTTCCGCTGAGCTTGAGGTTGCGGCCGAGCTCGAGACTCGCGCACAAACTGATGCGTACTCGCCTTTGCCCACAGGGGTGTTTCCGCTTGCGGAGCGGAACTCCATCTCCGAGCTCGAGATCCTGACTCGCGCTCAAGACTCcacttcctcctctttccctccttcttcgtctgctaTGCCTCTTGCCCCTGACTCGCCAACTGCATCGGACGCTGACGCCaaggaggctgaggcgcgcgcgaagaaacgcgaagAAACGGATGCGTTCCTTGATGCGATCCTCGAAGGGGCTGCCAGCCCGAGTTTGTGGCGAGAGCCGGCCTCGTCGCGATCGCGTTCTCACCCTTCCGCTTCGTCGCCGGATGGTGCAGTGGCGCTCGcaccgccgtcgctggcATCTGTGCTCGTGTCGGGGTTGTCTGAGCACCTCGCGTCCTCGTTTCCGCTGTTCAACTCTTCTCCAATGTTCCTGGCTgatgcgcgacgcgccgtcgcggacgAACCGTCCGCGATTCCGTGCTTGCTCGGCCCTGGCGGGTTGtgcgcgaagacgccgacgcccgcggagctcctcggcTTGTTGAACGAAGGCACTGAGTGGATTCTGACGCCCACGGCGACTGTGCTTCAGAGCATCGGGCGCACGATGGACAGGGTGTTTAGCGGCTTCGTGCTGCGCACCGCGCGGGCTCTGCCGAACTACCGGCGGAACGTGATTATCTCGTACCGCGACTTCAAGCCGTTCATGCTGCTCGACAtgctcgcgcagcgaaacCGTTTCCTTCACCACTTGTCAtcgctcttctcttcgctgcagcCCATTCGCTCGATTTACCTGCGCAACCTCGGCATGGAAATCTTCGAGCTGCCCGACGTGCTTGGCCTTGGGGAGTTCACCAAAGCGGCGCTCGGCCTGCGGCAGTACGTCGACCAGATCTTCGAAGACCAGGAAGTCACCGACTTTGACAGAGAAAAGTACGTGCGGAACGATGAAGAACTTTTTGCGGGCGAATACCGAGGCacgccttccgccgcagaATCCACCGGCGACCACACAACcaacgccgcggaggctcgGGGGCAAGCTGAGGAAGGAGGCAAACGGCCGCAAGGCGAGACCAgcgggcgagaggaagccggTGACGAGCCCGAGCAAGCAAGCGAGAGCGGAAACGCTTCTGCGGAGGAGGATGAACAAAAAACAGCTGAACAGCTGTGTGCCGAGTACGTGCTGTCAACCATCGAGAGTTCCGCTCAAGGCGAAACGGAAGAGAAAGCCTTCGAAGCATGTCTGCAGGACGTGAAAGAAAAACTCAACGACAAGAAACCTcagtcgcccgcggcgagtcGGAGGCTTCAGGTCCTGCCGAACGATCCCTTCACTTGGAAACAATGGCCTTTCACCGATAGCGGGTCCTCGCGCTGGGGCACCGAAGCGCCAAAGGCCTGGGAACTTTGGACGG GAGCAGATATGCGGGAGCGCCTCACCGTCGCGGTGATCGACAGCGGCGTGGACTACAGACACCCCGACCTGCGAAATATGATCTGGCACAACCAGGAGGAGATCTGCAACAACGGGATTGACGACGACCGAAACGGCCTCGTCGACGACTGTCTCGGCTGG GACTTTATTCATGGCGACAACGACCCTGATGACGACAACGGCCACGGAACAGCGTCTGCAGGAATCATCGCGGCTGAGCCGAACAACCACATCGGGATGGCGGGCATTTGCTGGGGCTGCAAAATCATGATTTTGAAGGCGCTGAACAAAGACATCAAAGGCACCGTGAGCagtttcgcgcgcgcgatcgACTACGCCCTAGGCAAGGGCGTCAAGATCTCCAACAACAGCTACGGCGGCAGAGGAAGTGGATTTCACGGCCTCGAGCAAGCGGTGGAGATAGCTCGAGCAGCCGGTATGGTgttcgtcgccgccgcaggaaaCTACAACGGAAACAACGACAACGACAA AGATCCCGTGTTTCCGGCGTCATACCCGCTGGATAACATCATTTCGGTGGCTGCAATTACGCGGGCGGGGAGTCTGGCGAGTTTTTCCAGCTATGGCAAGACGCAGGTAGACATCGCAGCGCCAGGCTCTCAAATTACGTCAACGTCTTTGAATGGAACTTATCGCACTGTGGAGGGCACGAGTTTCGCAGTTCCATTCGTCACAGGCGCGGTGGCGCTCGTCTGGTCGAGATTCCCCTATCTCCCGTACCGCGAAGTTATCGACCGAATTCTTCGAAATGCGAAATACAACGCTCAGTTGAATG GTTACATTGCGACGTCGGGAGTCCTCGACGTCTGGAAAGCTCTCACAGACGGGGCtggctcgctgccgctcggcgagccgctcgccCCTTTGCCGGCGCCGGGTGCAGTCGTCTCACAGTGCGCTGACCTGCGTTGCCATCCACTCGCGACGTGCGTGGTTTCCTCGCCGTTTCAGCGCGCATGTCACTGTCCGCAGGGATACCAGGGAAACGGCTACGAGTGTCGAGACATCGACGAGTGCGCCTTCAGCCCCTGCGGGCCTGCCTCGGTCTGCAGGAACCTTCCTGGTTCCTTCGAgtgccgctgccgcgaagGCTTCAAGCAAGTCAACGACACGTGCGTCGACATCGACGAGTGCAGAGAGCCGTGGGCTGCGGGAATGCTCGGACAAGCTTGTCCCGTTCAGGCGATCTGCCAGAACTTCAGTGGCTCCTTCGACTGCGTGTGCCCGCCTGGGGCGGTATGGAACGCGCAGTCCGGATACAACGCGCAGTGCTTGACGCTGA ACACGCCTCCAACGGGGCCGTGTGTGAACAACGGGGGCTGCGGCATCAACGCGCTGTGCCAGACGTCGAGTTCAGTCCTGTACTACCAGCgcacgtgtgtgtgtttaAACGGCTACGAGAAACTCAACGCGTCTTTCCAAGGAGGGCTGTTGGGCGACGGCCGAGACATATGCGTGCGGGAGGGGCTTCTGGAGTCCGAGATTCGGCGCTATCTCGCGATCATGCAGTCTTTTACGGCTCGCGAAGCAGCGGGCAAAAAGTCGATCGAGGCTGTGTCCGGCCCTCCAAACGCAACTCcagcagaggacgacggagGAGCTAAAGCCACTGGAACGGCCGCCGACATTTTGACCGGTGGCTGGCTCTGGCCTCGCAGCCCATCACCGCCTCCATCGCCTCGCCCTACACCCGCGTCAAAtgctcctctgtctccctgcTTTCTCGGGATTTGCCTCTTGGGAAGTGCCTCAGATGCCAGCGCTTGA
- a CDS encoding ULK kinase (encoded by transcript BESB_037140), with amino-acid sequence MGNQCVRGGKKGGGTCFSGSLLLSRNEDDIRRHYRIGRVLGSGSFGQVRECVKRDSGEVFAVKIIERRMTAKEKMAPGRPSNEAMIKSEVDILKDLDHPNVIKYIDFFEDRHFFYAVLEICDGGELFHEIVRRRHVTEQDASSFCKQMVSALAYLHERGIVHRDVKAENFLFKSKTPDSPIKLIDFGMSARIPECGYLTDLCGSPHYISPELISKNYGAGVDMWAFGVMIYLMLFGRYPFEGAKACQIAREVQNKQLDWTSKECLHLTECCIDFLSRLLDRNYKTRLTAAQALQHPWITSSSPLKQLSVINHETLELARRLSVDSEHVGGRRVAARVNSKMAIAEKEFRQGKSTGRRISVSESQRSFACK; translated from the exons ATGGGGAATCAGTGCGTGCGTGGCGGCAAGAAGGGCGGAGGAACTTGTTTCagcggctcgctgctgcttTCGCGGAACGAGGACGACATCCGCAGACATTACCGCAtcggccgcgtcctcggctCAGGCTCCTTCGGTCAAGTTCGCGAGTGTGTCAAGCGAGACTCTGGGGAAGTCTTCGCGGTGAAAATCATCGAGCGCCGCATGACTGCGAAGGAAAAGATGGCGCCCGGACGCCCCTCTAACGAAGCGATGATCAAATCCGAAGTCGACATCCTCAAAGACCTCG ATCACCCAAATGTGATAAAGTACATCGACTTTTTTGAGGATCGACATTTCTTTTACGCGGTGCTGGAAAtctgcgacggcggagagctCTTCCACGAAatcgtgcggcggcggcatgTGACTGAACAAGACGCATCGAGTTTTTGCAAGCAGATGGTATCGGCACTCGCCTATCTTCACGAAAGAGGCATCGTGCACAGAGACGTCAAG GCTGAGAACTTCTTGTTCAAGAGCAAAACGCCCGATTCCCCCATCAAGCTCATCGACTTTGGCATGTCGGCGAGG ATTCCGGAGTGCGGATACCTGACCGacctctgcggctcgcctcaCTACATTTCGCCGGAGTTGATCAG CAAAAACTACGGAGCCGGTGTTGACATGTGGGCGTTTGGCGTGATGATTTATCTGATGCTTTTTGGTCGCTACCCCTTCGAGGGCGCGAAGGCTTGCCAAATCGCG cGGGAGGTTCAGAACAAGCAGCTCGACTGGACCAGCAAGGAGTGCCTACATCTGACGGAGTGCTGCATTGACTTCCTCAGCCGCCTGCTGGACCGAAATTACAAAACGCGTCTGACTGCAGCCCAGG CCCTGCAGCACCCGTGGATcacctcgtcgtcgcctctgaaGCAGCTCTCGGTCATCAATCACGAGACGCTCGAGTTGGCTAG GCGCTTGTCGGTGGACTCAGAGCACGTTGGAGGtcggcgcgtggctgcgcgcgtcAACTCCAAGATGGCGATTGCTGAGAAGGAGTTCCGCCAG GGGAAAAGCACCGGGCGGCGAATCTCGGTCTCTGAAAGTCAGCGATCTTTTGCGTGCAAGTAA